agaaattatgagcaacttcgtaacgatacaatacagaggcagaagccttaccttaTTTGGTGACATCAGGCACACAATactgaatttattttgaatgaaacttaggataatcaaaagaaaataagaaggaaggaaaggaCTTGAATTTATAGGTAGAAGTTAACGATAGTGCAACGATAGAGGGTGTGGAGAAACGGTAGATAAAGTAGCGATAGAATGAGAGGAAAAAGGATCGGTAGCTCAAAACGAGAGAATAATCGGGAGAATACGAATAGACATAACTGTCGCTCGGCAGTTCGAGCGTAGAATAGAAGGAGGTCGGAGTTCGGAGTTCGGAGTTCGGCCGATTTCGCGGTTatcgtgaggtgattcttcttcccttcgattggttggttgacccccaccgcaaataggccatccccctgtggcgaatattggttacggcgtggtcatgcgttttcgaaaattaccgctagatgtggcgtaatgtgctgctcgTGATTTCGTCATTGACACCAATCCATGTCCATTTTTAGCTGAAGAGCGCAGTTTTAAAGTCGGCTGGGATCGTTTACGACCTCTTTTAagttgtttataaattttttaaacgtcACTTGAAATACTCATCTCTCAATATTCCAAAAATGTAGCTCTAATCCTAGTTTTTGACACTTGTACAATGAAATCAAAACGAATTGCTTTACTACCGACGTCCAACTACTCTGAACAAATCAACTTGACCAAATACTCATGACCGTGGTTCAAATTGTGTACTTCACGGTGACTGTAAAAGCTAATTACATATTTGCAATGAATGGTAATCAAATATCCTTAGTGGTACACCAAGGTTAGTGCTGTTTTGGTATTGCCAACGAACGTTGATGATATGAATGTTACTCTACGGTCACATGGTATTTATATGGTCACTCATCCCTTCTGgagtagcaaaaaaatttaaagtgaGAATTGGCAGGGTCGGAAGACGGACAATGAAATGCAATAACAATTCTTTCAACGTAAGGccagtttatttttcactgtaaGAACAAGTCACCGACAAAATTGCTGAATTCCTGAGCAGCAGAGGTGAACGTCTGACAAGACACTATTTTTATTGACCCTCAGTGTCGTTCCTCGAGACGTAATGTCACCCCACCAAGCGACATGAGTAGAAAGTTTCCTGTATCCAGAGGTAGAGGAACCTTGGTGTCCGGTGTTGGCTTGAAACGGAACTTGGAAAGCAAGGTGATGATACCGATTTTTGTCTGAAGAAGGCCGAACCTCATTCCtttgaaacagacaaaaatgACTACCAGTGGACGTACATCTCGTGATAAGTTGAGATTGCAGTTAGAGCTCACCTATGCAATTTCTGGGCCCTTCGCCAAATGGTAAATATGAATAACGATGTCTCTTAGCCATGTTCTCTTCGCTGAAACGTTCGGGATCAAATCTATCCGGGTCAGGGTAAATTTCGGGGTCCCAATGGATCCCCAATACTGGAACGATTATCGGGGTTCCAGTTGGGACAATGAATCCGGTTTCCGGCAGCTCGACTTCCCTGTTGCACTCTCTGTTCAGGATAGGGAAGGAAGGATACTTCCTGAGCGTTTCTGTGAAACATGGATCATAGCACTTTGGTTGGGAACTGACGACAGGGTGATTCAGATAGCACgaagataaatatttgaaaattattctcgtTCACTGACCAGAAACTACCTTGTCCAGATAGGGCATTTTCATGATGGTATCGTACGTCAAGCCTCCAAACTTTTCTAACACGGTATTAATTTCTTTGGCAAGCTTCTCTTGAATGTCTTGATTCATTGCCATCTCGTAGAGACAATGAGTGGCAGCGCTAGAAGACGTTTCGAAACCGCCAAGCCAGAAAATGAAGACTTGAGCTGCTCCCTCCAGCATGGTAATCGTTTCACTGGCCCCGACTGAATAGTTATATTCTATATTTTCGCTGTGCGAGAAacttgaaagaaaagtaaacgATCACCTACTTGGATCCCGTTGCACTTCATTTCCGTCATCCGAATTTACGCAACCCTTGGTCATCAGCTGGATAACCAGGTCCAAAAAGTCATTTCGTACCACGTTGTTAGCCATCCTGTAATTGACGGTATCCTTGAAGGTGTTTATTATGAAATTCGAAGGACCTGTGTCAATGGTTTTGACATGTAACATTGTCATGATCGACGGACACAAACTCATCAGTGTATTCCTCACTGGCTTGGGCGTAAGTAGTTTCCGGCCCCATTCGCGGAACTCCGCATCTGGGTTCTCTAAGCTGTTGCAGTCAATTCCGAACGCCACCGAAGCTATCACATCCGTGGAAAACCTGCCCttaggaatcagaaacggtgAGTATCACAGTGCTTGTGCACATCAATCTTTTTAACTATACAAATCTGCATCGTCAAGTATACGTAGAATAACCTCATTCCGAACGGTGAAAATACCGAAGGTGTCAAATATTGCCGTGGTTAGAGTGCCGTTTTTTCATATGGATGCAATTCACTTTGACCTATCTCGATACTATGCACTACAATACGTATTGACTTCACGTACCTCGCCATGATATCCTTGATTTCTACAACGCCGTTTTGGTTGGCCTCCTTGGCAATGCACTTGCTGAGTTTCTCCGCGATTTCCTTCAATATTCCGAACATTTGCTTCATTTTACCAGTCGTGAAGGTCGGCGTGAACTTAACTCTTAGGCGCTTCCACTTCGGACCACCGAGGAGGAATAAGTGGCCCGATATCGGATCGATCTTCTCGTTGTGGTACAGGCCACGGTCCTGGAAGGCCGTGAACTCCTTCGTCATTATGAACCGGATTATCTCAGGATCGCAGACCACCAGTGTTGGCTTGTGGAAGGAATAGATGCCAAAGATACGGTTCCGTTTGAACTCCAAATACAGGTCGCGCATCAGTTGACCTGGAACACGTGAATGATAAATGTTTCAACTACGTCTGCAACTACGCATGCccatagaataaaaatttcttataaaCTGATTCCCCTTACCCACAGATTTTTCTGCAGTGAGTACTGGCCATACACTCCCGAACGGAACTACAGGTTCGGACTGCGCGATTCCCTTAGATCTCCAGTAATGGTAAGTGACGTGTTTCAGGTACAGATATATTGCACCAGCGATCGTGATCGTTATTCCAAAAAGATGGAAAAGTAAGTTCGTCGAAATCAGCCCCATTGTTCCACTAACTTCGTACGACCAATGACTTATGTTTGTAATTTGGAGACGAACGCTGTGTAACCGGCTCAAGATCGGCTCTCTATGATTGACGATACAGGCTCATCTGCAATGAACGGTCATCAAATGTTTCAACTAGAGCACTAATTCTTATGCTGATAGTGTCTATCAAATTTGGagacattttttcactctacatattactaaaaaattaaacacacTTGAGAAAGTAAATACACTATGCTTTTCCAACCGATTTCACGATTCGGTAAACGATTGCAACAGTTTTCCATCGAGCTCCAAAGTAAATACCGCCATATGATTAATtatgaaatctttttttcacgGTTTTAGGAAATGTTATTATACCGTCGACCTCGTACCTTAATATTGCGCATCGTGATGGTTCAGTTTTCCTGGGGTAAAATTCAAGATGTCCTAACGCGGAATGAATGAGCCTTAGTGTTTTGAGTACGCTCTATCGGTGGTGTCTAGTCTACTGATCACTTAGACGGCGCGTTGATGTTAATGTTATCGCCGATGGTTGCGAAAGACCGTGAGTATTTGGAATTATGTGTAAACAAAACAAAGATGTTGCTGCTATATGTATGATTAATTTGGAAAGAATATGGAAATAAAATGACGTTAATTAAATTCTTATCATATTATCTTATCGGTTTGtttacataaaatatttattcttcaatgttTAACGTGACTTGTACAATGTGTCAGTTTCATACCGTGTTGCAAGAAATTTGgagcatttaaaaaaattgatgcgTTATTCATTACCAATATTATGAATGGAGTTCCGCATGATGGTCTTAGATTATAAAGCTGTTTGTAACGTCATTTCTTATGTTTAATTCAGCAATTTGCTTTCGCtatatttattcgaaaaaagcTCCAGAATTTCTTCAAGTTTTATAAATTCTGACTTTGATAGAACGCGTCAATTTCTCGAAGATTACAGTGTTATCTGATATTACAAGAGCATCAATATTCTCGATATAAGTATACGTATGATATCTGCTTCCTGCCAGTTCGCACAGTCAACTCGCTGAAGATGCAGCCTATTATACAGTATGAAATAAGAAGTAATTATCATAACTGAGTAATGGTCGTAAAATACATTCTGCACAGTTTCGATAACGttatgaaacaatttattcgaCGAGTACTCGAGGAAATACATACCGTTATGAGTCGGATTTAGGATGgccattatttatttacggaAGACCAAAACTCGCTACAATAATTTAACTCTCGTACAAAGACATGACTCATATTATTTGCCATTCGCAATCTTGGCCATactcaaaaacaaaaaaattgcgcTACAACTTTCTTTATGCATTTTTGcgttgtcaatttttatttttctaccagTCATCTTTTCGTATTTGTTGTTTCTCTACGTTTTTATTTGTTGGTGGTTTGACTTTCAGGATTTCGTTTCGTCGACTTTTTGGTCCTTCGCATTTTTGTACTCCTCCCTTGCCTACTGCATCGCTCCTTAGAGTTCATTCTTTAGCGTGCAGTTTTCTAACGTGCTTCCTGACATTACAATTGTTTTGGAAAGTTCTAACAGTGAAAATGTAAGTTGATCAAACGTTTCAACAATCAATATCACTTATTCTTTATAATCTGCGTATCGATTAAATTATAGTTTCAGATTTATACACAGACGTCAACGTTCCACAATAGTtgctgaacattttttttctctcactgagcaaggagaaaaaggagaatCGAGTCGCATGTCCATATGGACAGTTGTTATCGTCAACTGGCAGCACGCGGCCCAGTCTATCCAAAGTTAATTAAACGAAGTGAACATCTCGTTACTACAGTCggacaaaaattgtttcatccTCCACTATCTTTCTTCGAGCAGAAGCGTTACTCCGCCTAGGGGTCCATGCAACAACTTTCCTTTATCCAGAGGCAGAGGTACTTCCATATCCGGAGCGGGCTTGAAGCGATACTTTGCAAGCAGGACAATGAGGCCCATTTTCGTCTGAAGATAGCCGAATCTCATtcctgtaaaaataaatttaggAAAAAACAGTGATGCATTATGTTTGATATTCATATAAGAAACTCACCGATGCAAGTTCTAGGCCCTTCGCCAAAAGGTAGATAAGCGTAACGGTGCCGCTTGGCGATATTTTCATCGCTGAAACGTTCCGGGTCGAATTTCTCTGGCTCAGGGTAAAATTCTGGATCCCTGTGGATGCCAAACACCGGGATGAATATCGGGGTACCCGCCGGAACGTTGAAGCCGCTATTGGGCAAGTCAACGTCCTGATTGCACTCCCTGTTGAGTTGCGGAACGATAGGATACTTCCTTAGGGTCTCTGTGAAACGCGAGAGAAAGGAAGTGAGCATTTAATCCCGATAGATGATTTGATAAACAGAGGCTGGATCAACAAACCAGAAACAACTTTGTGAAGGTAAACCATCTTTGCGATACTCTCGTAAGTTATTCCCCCGAACTGTTTGAGGACGCTGTTTATTTCCTCGGCAACTTTCTCCTGGATTTCAGGATTCAGTGCCACTTCGTAGAGGCAGTAGGTTGCCGTTGTTGAGGAAGTTTCGAATCCGGCTAACCAGAAGACGAAGGATTGAGCAGCTCCTTCCTCGACAGTGATCCGTCCACCAGTTTCCTCTGCACGATGCAAGAAATAGAAGAACCATCGTCAATGCACTTTGACTTTTTTTGAGCGACTCGACGTCCTACCTGAGCCCTGGGTGTCCTTGCCGTCGTCAACCTGGACATAGCCCTTATCCATCAGCTGCATAAGCAGGTCCATAAAGTCATTTCTCACCACTTTAGCAGACTTTCTGTACGCCACCATGTCCTTGAACGTTCTCATAAAGAAGTCTGAAGCTCCTTTGTCGGTTGTGCTGAGATTCAGCAGCTTCAAAATCGGTGGGCACGCTGACAGCAGCGTGTTTCTGATTGGATTTGGCTCCAACGTCTTACGACCCCAAAAAAGAAACTCAGAATGTGGGTTCTGCAGACTGTTGCCGTTTATTCCGAACGCGATGGAGGCGATGACGTCAGTGGTGAACCTGTAACCGAGGATTCTTCTGTTTCTAACCATCGCTGAACGACTCCCAGTTCCGCAAGGTCGATCACTCACCTGGCCATGATGTCCTTCACTTCAACGAGATCGCTCTTCTCCACTTCATCGGCAACGCACCGGACGAGATTATCAGTGCAATCCTTAACCGCGCCGAAATAGTTCTTCATTTTAACGGACGTGAACGTTGACAATAACTTTGCCCTCATCTTTTTCCAC
This region of Neodiprion virginianus isolate iyNeoVirg1 chromosome 7, iyNeoVirg1.1, whole genome shotgun sequence genomic DNA includes:
- the LOC124308683 gene encoding probable cytochrome P450 6a13 isoform X1, which encodes MGLISTNLLFHLFGITITIAGAIYLYLKHVTYHYWRSKGIAQSEPVVPFGSVWPVLTAEKSVGQLMRDLYLEFKRNRIFGIYSFHKPTLVVCDPEIIRFIMTKEFTAFQDRGLYHNEKIDPISGHLFLLGGPKWKRLRVKFTPTFTTGKMKQMFGILKEIAEKLSKCIAKEANQNGVVEIKDIMARFSTDVIASVAFGIDCNSLENPDAEFREWGRKLLTPKPVRNTLMSLCPSIMTMLHVKTIDTGPSNFIINTFKDTVNYRMANNVVRNDFLDLVIQLMTKGCVNSDDGNEVQRDPIGASETITMLEGAAQVFIFWLGGFETSSSAATHCLYEMAMNQDIQEKLAKEINTVLEKFGGLTYDTIMKMPYLDKVVSETLRKYPSFPILNRECNREVELPETGFIVPTGTPIIVPVLGIHWDPEIYPDPDRFDPERFSEENMAKRHRYSYLPFGEGPRNCIGMRFGLLQTKIGIITLLSKFRFKPTPDTKVPLPLDTGNFLLMSLGGVTLRLEERH
- the LOC124308683 gene encoding probable cytochrome P450 6a14 isoform X2 translates to MRDLYLEFKRNRIFGIYSFHKPTLVVCDPEIIRFIMTKEFTAFQDRGLYHNEKIDPISGHLFLLGGPKWKRLRVKFTPTFTTGKMKQMFGILKEIAEKLSKCIAKEANQNGVVEIKDIMARFSTDVIASVAFGIDCNSLENPDAEFREWGRKLLTPKPVRNTLMSLCPSIMTMLHVKTIDTGPSNFIINTFKDTVNYRMANNVVRNDFLDLVIQLMTKGCVNSDDGNEVQRDPIGASETITMLEGAAQVFIFWLGGFETSSSAATHCLYEMAMNQDIQEKLAKEINTVLEKFGGLTYDTIMKMPYLDKVVSETLRKYPSFPILNRECNREVELPETGFIVPTGTPIIVPVLGIHWDPEIYPDPDRFDPERFSEENMAKRHRYSYLPFGEGPRNCIGMRFGLLQTKIGIITLLSKFRFKPTPDTKVPLPLDTGNFLLMSLGGVTLRLEERH